A single window of Streptomyces aquilus DNA harbors:
- a CDS encoding NCS2 family permease encodes MSTSATAKAPAPEQPGGTPAYGALDRYFKISERGSSFAREVRGGFATFFAMAYIIVLNPIILGSAKDMYGHQLDNGQLVTATCVTAAFTTLLMGVIGNVPIALAAGLGVNSVVALQLAPRMSWPDAMGMVVLAGFIVMLLVATGLRERVMNAVPFGLRKAISIGIGLFIMLIGLVDSGFVSRIPDAAHTTVPLQLGADGHLNGWPVLVFILGALLTLALIVRKVSGAILISIVAMTVLAVIIDAVATIPSWGLTTPKWPGNPVASPDFGLIGDVSLFGGFDKVGVLTGILFVFTVLLSCFFDAMGTIMGVSDEAKLTDAQGQMPGINKVLFVDGLAVAAGGASSSSATTAFVESTAGVGEGARTGFANLVTGGLFTVALFLTPVATMVPSQAATPALLAVGFMILAGSVKEIDWADYTIAIPAFITMVMMPFTYSITNGIGMGFITFVVLRLAAGRAKEIPVAMYVVSAVFAFYYLMPALGLT; translated from the coding sequence ATGTCGACCTCGGCCACCGCCAAGGCTCCCGCGCCCGAACAGCCGGGCGGCACGCCCGCGTACGGCGCCCTCGACCGCTACTTCAAGATCTCCGAGCGGGGCAGCAGCTTCGCCCGCGAGGTCCGCGGCGGTTTCGCCACCTTCTTCGCGATGGCCTACATCATCGTGCTGAACCCGATCATCCTGGGCAGCGCGAAGGACATGTACGGGCACCAGCTCGACAACGGCCAGCTCGTCACCGCCACCTGTGTCACCGCGGCCTTCACCACGCTCCTCATGGGCGTCATCGGCAATGTGCCGATCGCGCTGGCCGCCGGTCTCGGCGTGAACTCGGTCGTCGCCCTCCAGCTGGCGCCCCGGATGTCGTGGCCGGACGCCATGGGCATGGTGGTCCTGGCGGGCTTCATCGTGATGCTGCTGGTGGCGACCGGTCTGCGCGAGCGCGTGATGAACGCGGTGCCCTTCGGTCTGCGCAAGGCGATCAGCATCGGTATCGGCCTGTTCATCATGCTGATCGGGCTGGTGGACTCCGGCTTCGTCTCCCGCATCCCGGACGCCGCCCACACCACCGTCCCGCTCCAGCTCGGCGCCGACGGTCACCTCAACGGCTGGCCGGTCCTGGTCTTCATCCTCGGCGCGCTGCTCACGCTCGCGCTGATCGTCCGCAAGGTGTCCGGCGCGATCCTGATCTCGATCGTCGCCATGACCGTCCTGGCGGTGATCATCGACGCGGTCGCCACGATCCCGTCCTGGGGTCTGACGACGCCGAAGTGGCCCGGCAACCCGGTCGCCAGTCCCGACTTCGGTCTGATCGGTGACGTCAGCCTGTTCGGCGGCTTCGACAAGGTCGGTGTGCTGACCGGCATCCTCTTCGTCTTCACCGTGCTGCTGTCGTGCTTCTTCGACGCGATGGGCACGATCATGGGCGTCAGCGACGAGGCCAAGCTGACCGACGCGCAGGGCCAGATGCCCGGCATCAACAAGGTCCTCTTCGTCGACGGCCTCGCCGTCGCGGCGGGTGGCGCGAGCTCCTCGTCCGCCACCACCGCCTTCGTCGAGTCGACGGCCGGCGTCGGTGAGGGCGCCCGCACCGGCTTCGCCAACCTCGTCACCGGCGGCCTCTTCACGGTGGCGCTGTTCCTCACGCCGGTCGCCACGATGGTCCCGTCCCAGGCGGCCACCCCGGCGCTGCTCGCGGTCGGCTTCATGATCCTTGCGGGCTCGGTCAAGGAGATCGACTGGGCCGACTACACGATCGCGATCCCGGCCTTCATCACGATGGTGATGATGCCGTTCACCTACTCCATCACCAACGGCATCGGCATGGGCTTCATCACCTTCGTGGTGCTGCGCCTGGCGGCCGGGCGGGCCAAGGAGATCCCGGTCGCGATGTACGTGGTCTCCGCCGTGTTCGCCTTCTACTACCTGATGCCGGCCCTGGGTCTGACCTGA
- a CDS encoding DUF2530 domain-containing protein: protein MAKWTPQHEAPEPLEGPIVPTIIGGTILWFVLFLVQLPFYGWFDDRGHAWWVWTCLAGAGLGLIGIYYVRRRDAAIKRAEAAGTLREAE from the coding sequence ATGGCGAAGTGGACCCCTCAGCACGAGGCACCGGAGCCCCTGGAGGGCCCCATCGTGCCGACCATCATCGGCGGCACGATCCTCTGGTTCGTCCTCTTCCTCGTCCAGCTCCCCTTCTACGGCTGGTTCGACGACCGCGGACACGCCTGGTGGGTGTGGACCTGCCTGGCCGGCGCGGGGCTCGGCCTGATCGGCATCTACTACGTCCGCCGCCGCGACGCGGCCATCAAGCGCGCCGAGGCCGCCGGGACCCTACGGGAAGCCGAGTAG